From one Candidatus Acididesulfobacter guangdongensis genomic stretch:
- a CDS encoding rubrerythrin, whose protein sequence is MAKTLKGTKSFENLKNGFAGESEANRRYLYFGKEADIQGEPDIANNFRETGEGETGHAFGHLDYLRKYEGGDPATGKPLGDLKEMLESAFAGETYEYTEMYPGFAKTAREEGFDDLALWFETLAKAEKSHAGRFQKLLENFK, encoded by the coding sequence ATGGCTAAAACATTAAAAGGAACGAAGAGTTTTGAAAATTTAAAAAATGGATTTGCAGGAGAATCAGAAGCGAATAGAAGATATTTGTATTTTGGAAAAGAAGCCGATATTCAGGGTGAGCCGGATATTGCAAATAATTTTAGAGAGACAGGGGAAGGGGAAACAGGGCATGCTTTCGGACATCTTGATTATTTAAGAAAATATGAAGGCGGAGATCCGGCCACTGGCAAACCGCTTGGCGATTTAAAAGAAATGCTGGAATCGGCTTTTGCCGGTGAAACATATGAGTACACCGAAATGTATCCGGGTTTTGCCAAAACTGCAAGAGAAGAAGGTTTTGACGACCTGGCTTTGTGGTTTGAAACACTTGCAAAGGCGGAAAAATCCCATGCAGGAAGATTTCAAAAATTACTTGAAAATTTTAAATAA
- a CDS encoding Fe-S oxidoreductase: MYKAGADPKEAQNFDIKDANFFSEDNLFEEIKRVYLKCISCRLCVGFCPSFPAIFNVVDKKDGDVGAMTKAELMKPLDLCFYCKRCYFKCPFTPPHEWKIDFPHLALRFKAFRFKKEGARIQDKLLVDTDSMGKKSVPMASIINKINTSKAVRSIMEPFMGLDKRAKLPVFNKITFEKWFRNNYKPDKKPVEQFSGKVVLFYTCMLNYNFLERGIALIKVLEKNNIYIELPDIQCCGIPFYDTGDINNSIKKAEYNVKNLKKYIKEGFDVIVPVPTCAMQIKHEYPLLLPDDKDVQLISAKTYEINEYLFNLYKNDKFNTDFKKSMGNIAYHINCHLKSLNVGYKAVNLLKLIPDTRVKIIEKCSGHDGTFGVKKKTFDYALDVGKSLFEEITEMQMDYFISDCPLASDQIEMATGKKVKHPVEILYKAYSG; encoded by the coding sequence ATGTACAAAGCAGGTGCAGACCCGAAAGAAGCTCAGAACTTCGATATAAAAGACGCAAATTTTTTCAGTGAAGATAATCTTTTTGAAGAAATAAAAAGGGTATACCTTAAGTGTATAAGCTGCAGGCTATGCGTTGGGTTTTGTCCTTCGTTCCCTGCAATATTCAACGTTGTAGATAAAAAAGACGGCGATGTCGGGGCTATGACTAAAGCAGAATTGATGAAACCGCTCGATTTATGTTTTTACTGCAAACGATGCTATTTTAAATGTCCGTTTACTCCCCCTCATGAATGGAAAATTGATTTTCCGCATTTAGCGCTTAGATTTAAAGCGTTCAGATTTAAAAAAGAAGGAGCAAGAATTCAGGACAAGCTGCTTGTCGATACCGACAGTATGGGTAAAAAATCAGTCCCTATGGCTTCTATAATTAATAAAATCAATACATCAAAGGCTGTGCGTTCCATAATGGAACCTTTTATGGGCTTGGATAAAAGAGCCAAATTACCGGTGTTTAATAAAATAACATTTGAAAAATGGTTTCGCAATAATTACAAGCCGGATAAAAAACCTGTAGAACAGTTTAGCGGAAAAGTCGTTCTTTTTTATACCTGTATGCTTAATTATAATTTTTTAGAAAGAGGGATTGCTTTAATCAAAGTTTTAGAAAAAAATAATATATATATTGAGCTGCCGGACATACAATGCTGCGGCATACCTTTTTACGATACAGGGGATATCAATAATTCAATAAAAAAAGCCGAATACAATGTCAAGAATTTAAAAAAGTATATCAAAGAGGGTTTTGATGTAATAGTTCCTGTGCCGACATGCGCAATGCAGATTAAACATGAGTATCCGCTGCTGCTTCCAGACGATAAAGACGTACAGTTAATTTCAGCTAAAACCTATGAAATAAACGAGTATCTGTTTAATCTATACAAAAATGATAAATTTAATACCGATTTCAAAAAATCTATGGGTAATATCGCCTATCATATTAATTGCCATTTAAAATCCCTTAATGTTGGCTATAAAGCGGTAAATCTATTAAAACTTATTCCTGATACCAGGGTTAAAATTATAGAAAAATGTTCAGGACATGACGGAACATTCGGGGTGAAGAAGAAAACCTTTGATTACGCTCTAGATGTAGGAAAAAGTTTATTTGAAGAGATAACTGAAATGCAGATGGATTATTTTATTTCGGATTGCCCGCTGGCTTCTGATCAGATTGAGATGGCAACAGGCAAAAAAGTCAAGCATCCGGTTGAAATTTTATATAAAGCTTATTCGGGTTAG